The following proteins are encoded in a genomic region of Alphaproteobacteria bacterium:
- a CDS encoding acyclic terpene utilization AtuA family protein, whose product MQPLRMLATTGMLGYGYTEEAFRRGVAQGLDFIAADGGSMDPGPHYLGEGIPFVSRQAMKRDISLMLEAAVEQGIPMLVGSCGGGGSEPQLAFVREIVEEVAAEKGLHFTMALIHAEQSPASLKARRADGKVESLGPIAELTDDVIDSSHRIVAMMGVEPFQKALRDGAQVVLAGRATDASIFSAIPLMRGYDPGLCWHLSKIIECAGQVVTPRTGQDCVLGTLMGDHFLVEPGHPDKICTRMKIAAHTLYENPSPYHLEEPDGTLDTTDAQYEQLDERVVKVSGSRFKPSSCYTVKLEGVKKSGYRTVFMAGVRDPILISVIDDFIAACHERVAGEAASLGIAPDRYRLNIRVYGRNATMGLREPLADQVGHEIGLLVDTLADDPETSKAIMAKARYALLHTDFPGRKCISGNLAIPFSPSDMPVGMTYEFSVWHRMEIADPLEPFPIDMIEV is encoded by the coding sequence ATGCAGCCGCTGCGTATGCTGGCGACGACAGGGATGCTCGGCTACGGTTACACGGAAGAAGCCTTCCGGCGCGGCGTGGCGCAGGGGCTGGACTTCATCGCCGCCGATGGCGGCTCGATGGACCCCGGCCCGCATTACCTGGGCGAAGGCATCCCCTTTGTCTCGCGCCAGGCGATGAAGCGAGACATATCGCTGATGCTGGAAGCCGCGGTTGAACAGGGCATCCCGATGCTGGTCGGGTCATGCGGCGGCGGCGGCAGCGAACCGCAACTCGCCTTCGTCCGCGAAATCGTCGAGGAAGTCGCGGCGGAAAAGGGCCTGCATTTTACCATGGCCCTGATTCATGCCGAGCAGTCGCCCGCCTCCCTGAAGGCGCGGCGCGCCGATGGAAAGGTCGAATCCCTCGGCCCCATCGCGGAACTGACCGACGATGTCATCGATTCGAGCCACCGGATCGTCGCCATGATGGGGGTCGAACCCTTCCAGAAGGCGCTGCGCGACGGCGCACAGGTCGTGCTGGCGGGGCGGGCGACCGATGCCTCAATCTTCTCGGCCATTCCGCTGATGCGCGGCTATGATCCCGGGTTGTGCTGGCACCTCTCCAAGATCATCGAATGCGCGGGGCAGGTCGTCACCCCGCGCACGGGCCAGGACTGCGTGCTGGGCACGCTCATGGGCGACCATTTCCTCGTCGAGCCGGGCCATCCGGACAAGATCTGTACGCGGATGAAGATCGCCGCGCATACCCTGTATGAAAATCCCAGCCCCTATCACCTGGAGGAACCGGACGGCACGCTGGACACCACCGATGCGCAGTACGAACAGCTGGACGAGCGCGTCGTGAAGGTCAGCGGCAGCCGCTTCAAACCTTCCAGTTGCTATACGGTGAAGCTGGAAGGCGTGAAGAAATCGGGCTACCGAACGGTCTTCATGGCCGGGGTGCGCGACCCGATCCTGATTTCGGTAATCGACGACTTCATCGCCGCCTGCCATGAACGCGTCGCCGGCGAAGCCGCCAGCCTGGGCATCGCGCCGGACCGGTACCGGCTGAACATCCGGGTCTACGGCAGGAACGCAACGATGGGCCTGCGCGAACCGCTGGCGGACCAGGTCGGCCACGAGATCGGGCTGCTGGTGGATACGCTGGCGGACGACCCGGAAACCAGCAAGGCGATCATGGCCAAGGCGCGCTACGCGCTGCTGCATACGGACTTCCCCGGCCGCAAATGCATTTCCGGTAATCTTGCGATTCCCTTCTCGCCCTCCGACATGCCCGTCGGCATGACCTATGAATTCAGCGTCTGGCACCGGATGGAAATCGCCGATCCGCTGGAGCCCTTCCCCATCGATATGATCGAGGTCTGA
- a CDS encoding DUF4387 domain-containing protein: MARLIDLASVLRSKNAGALLCTLDVMFEEESVYRRVRDSGVLTAGLIAKLYGISDNEVSIIPYDVAYAIKITIPRLHKSGDPDDSDIYGAQQHAPLLDIDIPE; the protein is encoded by the coding sequence ATGGCGCGACTGATCGATCTTGCCAGTGTATTGCGGTCCAAGAATGCGGGCGCGCTGCTGTGCACGTTGGACGTCATGTTCGAAGAGGAATCGGTTTACAGGCGCGTGCGTGACAGCGGCGTGCTGACGGCGGGGCTGATCGCGAAACTGTACGGGATATCGGACAACGAAGTCTCGATCATCCCGTATGACGTGGCCTACGCCATCAAGATCACGATCCCGCGCCTGCACAAATCCGGCGACCCGGACGATTCCGACATTTACGGCGCCCAGCAGCACGCCCCGCTACTGGATATCGATATCCCGGAATAG
- a CDS encoding OsmC family protein — translation MSSDTAVVVRDAGPGTFQTEVVAGSHRFLADEPGMLGGTDTGPSPYDLLLAALGSCTVMTLRVYAARKEWPLDHVSVTLRHSKVYAKDCAECETRTGKIDRIERELSLEGDLDGEQRARLLQIADMCPVHRTLHSEIQVVTTLRD, via the coding sequence GTGTCTTCAGATACCGCAGTTGTCGTCCGCGACGCGGGCCCCGGCACGTTCCAGACCGAAGTCGTGGCCGGGTCGCACCGGTTCCTGGCGGACGAGCCGGGTATGCTGGGCGGGACGGATACGGGCCCATCGCCGTATGACCTGCTGCTGGCGGCGCTCGGGTCCTGCACGGTTATGACGCTACGGGTCTATGCGGCGCGCAAGGAGTGGCCGTTGGACCACGTGTCGGTGACCCTGCGGCACAGCAAGGTCTATGCGAAGGACTGCGCCGAATGCGAAACCCGCACCGGCAAAATCGACCGCATCGAACGCGAGTTATCCCTCGAAGGAGACTTGGACGGCGAACAACGCGCCCGACTGCTGCAGATCGCCGACATGTGCCCGGTCCACCGCACGCTGCATTCCGAAATACAGGTCGTCACGACCCTGCGGGACTGA